The following is a genomic window from Candidatus Rubidus massiliensis.
TCCAATAACGAATCTGATTAGCTTCATCTAAAAACCCTTTTTCGATTGGAAGATCGGCTGCAATAATCCTATTGTATTGTTCAAGAATGATTGGAAAATATTCAGAAATATTCACAGCGCATTCAAAATCTACTCGTGCCCCGTTTTCAGCCATATGAGCACCTCTTTTTTTGATAACTGTGTCAATCTCTTCCGGTTTCAGCTCAACGCCTTCTTGAGTTTTATTAAACAGGCGGTTCATAAGGACCAGAACTAACTCACACGTAAAATGGAGACGCATTAAACGATTGCGTCGTTGCCAGTCTATTTTCATGATGACATTGGCTTCAGGAATAAGACCATGCCCTTCTGGAAGCATATAGTAAATCAAAAAAAGGTGCAGTCTTATCCATTTTCGATGAGAGAACCTCAATACCATTAATTGTCACACGATCACTTTCTTGTCCCCCAGATTCTGAAAAACCAATCGTTTCATCTAGGACAACAGTATTGCCATCAACCTGAATTACTTTTGTTTCAAGACATGCCAGGTAGGGATTATCCCAAAAAACTTTTTTCATACTTACTCTTTTATTGAAACAATTTTTCCAGCAGTTATCAGTTGTATCTTTTCTGCAGGCAATTTGAATACTGCATAGGGGGTACCGGCTGCTGCCCATAGGGTTTTGTACTGGAGCAGATCTTCATCTATGTAAACATGCACTATGGAGGTTTTGTGTCCTATTGGGGGAATTCCGCCGATGGCAAATCCAGTAATATCCCTTGTAAAATCAGCATCCGCCTTTACAATCTTCTCCCCAACATATTTTTGAATGACTGCTTCACTTACACGGTTTATACCGCTTGCAAGTATGAGGACTGGTTGTTTTGTTTCTTTTGTGCAAAAAAGTAACGATTTGACAATCTGACCTATTTGGCAGCCAATGCTTGTTGCAGCGTCTTGCGCAGTACGTGTGCTTGCTGCAAGTTCAATAACTTCCATTTCTAGCCCTTTTTCAAAAAGCGATTTTTGAACACTTTCCGCGCTTTTGCTCAGAGCCATATATTCTCCTATACATTTTGTGTTTTGTGAGGCATAATGCACATTATGCCTAATGTGCGCTATAACGCACAAGTATTTTTTAACATAGGTTCCATTTGATTGAAATATTCAACCGTATAGCTTCAACCTTAAAGACATTGCGAAAAGAACGTGGATGGAGCTTAGATAAAACAGCCCAAGAGACAGGTGTAAGTAAAGCAATGCTAGGTCAGATTGAGCGTGCAGAATCTAGCCCAACGATTGCCATCCTATGGAAAATAGCAAGTGGATTTGATGTTCCCTTTTCTTTATTTGTTGC
Proteins encoded in this region:
- a CDS encoding alanyl-tRNA synthetase — its product is MKKVFWDNPYLACLETKVIQVDGNTVVLDETIGFSESGGQESDRVTINGIEVLSSKMDKTAPFFDLLYASRRAWSYS
- a CDS encoding YbaK/EbsC protein — translated: MALSKSAESVQKSLFEKGLEMEVIELAASTRTAQDAATSIGCQIGQIVKSLLFCTKETKQPVLILASGINRVSEAVIQKYVGEKIVKADADFTRDITGFAIGGIPPIGHKTSIVHVYIDEDLLQYKTLWAAAGTPYAVFKLPAEKIQLITAGKIVSIKE
- a CDS encoding alanyl-tRNA synthetase, which translates into the protein MLPEGHGLIPEANVIMKIDWQRRNRLMRLHFTCELVLVLMNRLFNKTQEGVELKPEEIDTVIKKRGAHMAENGARVDFECAVNISEYFPIILEQYNRIIAADLPIEKGFLDEANQIRYWRLQNIAIIPCGGTHVHSTGEIGGIDLKRERANKGVERIRITLKNTEVTNNPNS